From Candidatus Cloacimonadota bacterium:
AGTGAATCTACATGCTTAGTTGTCTTTGTTTTCGGCTGGGGCGGTGAAAGACAATCAGACCCGCCGAAGCCACTGCTCATTGTCTTAGCCGGGTTTTATGAGCTCTCGAACCCGGAGCAGCCACACTGTTTCGACGCCCAATCCCTCCCCGGCGGCGCGGAAGGGCTGAACGTTAGCCGCTTATGCGGCTAAGGAGTAGTTGTTGTTTGCAGTTAGATTTATTTGCTGCTTGATAACGGAGCGGACAGCGTCTCCGGCATGCATCTCTCACACCCTGGTTCCCTGTCGAAACCATGTCACCCCCTATAAGCTTGTAAAGAACTTAAAGACAATATATTCAATGCGGGATTGCTGTCAAGCGGTAAATCAGCACTTAGCTTCGTCCGGGCATAACCTGGCACATTGCCGGAAGCTTTCAAGATTGTTGCCGGCTTGCTGGTCCTGAACCCCTGCTGGTCCGTATCAACAGAGCCTCCCGCCTTATCCCCGCATTTCATGGGAGTGTTATACGAGTGGCAGGACGGGGGCGAAGCTGAGAGGGTTAAGGCTCTGTGCTCAACGCGCCTTGCCTATGATATCGGACAGCGAGAGGTCATTTTCCCTCAGGTGCTTTTCCAGACTGTCGCGTAGCTTGACAGCGGCCAGGGGATCGCTGTAAAAAGCGGTGCCGAGGGCGATTGCGGAAGCGCCGGCCCAGAAAAATTCAAGGGCGTCCCGCCAATTGTGGATGCCGCCCAGGGCCAGAATGGGGATTGTTACCATCTGGGCAACCTTGTGGCAGAGGGCCAGGGCGACTGGTTTGATCCCGATGCCGCTGTAGCCGCAAACCGGACTGGATATCCTGAACCTGCCGGTTTTCCAGTCGATCGCTGAGCCGTAGAGTGTGTTTATCAGCGCCAGTGAGGAAGCTCCGCCAGACTCGGCAGCTTGGGCGATGCAGGCTATGTTTGTTACATTGGGGCTGAGTTTGAAAATCAGTTCGCGTTGCGTGATGGCGGACAGCCTGGAAGCCAGGGAAAAAACAACGTCCGGATCGGCTCCGAAGGCGATTCCCTCTCTGGCAACGTTGGGGCAGGAGACGTTCACCTCATAGCCGGCGATTCCGTCCTGAACCTCCAGTCCTTCAAGAATCCGCAGAAACTCGTCTTCCGAAGAACCGGAGAAACTGACTATCAACGGAATCCTGAGTAAGTCCAGCAGCGACGGCAAATCCTCATTCAGCCAGGCTTTGAGGCCAGGATTCTGGAGGCCGATGGAATTAAGCAGCCCGGCCTCGGTTTCATAGAGACGCGGATGTGGATTGCCCGCTTTCGGGGCCAGGGTGATGGTTTTGGTGGTATAGGCGCCGAGGACATCCTGGTCGAAGAGCTCGAAATAATCGGGGTCGAAAGTGCCAGAAGCAACTGTTACCGGGCTTTTCAGCCGCAGGCGCCCCAGCGAGGTGGCAAGGCTTTTCACAACTCCTCCCAGCGAATGGCGGATGCCTCAAACACAGGCCCTTCCTTGCAGACACGCTGCCAGCCCTCCCCCACCGGGACTGCGCAGCCGTGACAGGCGCCCAGCCCGCAGGCCATGTAGGCTTCCAGAGAGGCATAGTGCAGCAGACCGCTAACGCAGGACTGAAGTGCCTTCAGCATGGGCATGGGCCCGCAACTGCAGACCGTGTCGATATTCTCGGCTTTGATGATTTCTCGCACGTCGCGTGTGACCAAGCCTTGAATTCCGAAACTGCCGTCCAGGGTGTAAGCCCGGTCACAGGGAAAGACGTCCGTCACGCAGGCTCCGCCGTGGATGTGGATGACCTTGTTCTCAGGCTCCAGAACCTGCTTCAGCCAGGCCAGGGGCGGATAACCGATACCACCACTCACAAGCAGGACCTTTTTGCCTTGAAGTTCTAGAAAAGAGTTGCCCAGCGGCCCAGTCAACAGCAACGGGTCGCCCCGCTTCAAATCAGCCAAAGCCTGGGTGCCAGGGCCCACAACCTTGATCAGGAAAGCGATTTCACCATCATGAGCTTCAAACACGCTCACCGGCTTGAAGAGGCGCCTGGCTTGGGAAGGCGATCCCGCTTTGATTTCAAAGAACATCCCCGGACGGCAACGCGGAGCCAGATCAGGCGCCGAAACGCTGATCCGCAGGTAA
This genomic window contains:
- a CDS encoding dihydroorotate dehydrogenase, which translates into the protein MGGVVKSLATSLGRLRLKSPVTVASGTFDPDYFELFDQDVLGAYTTKTITLAPKAGNPHPRLYETEAGLLNSIGLQNPGLKAWLNEDLPSLLDLLRIPLIVSFSGSSEDEFLRILEGLEVQDGIAGYEVNVSCPNVAREGIAFGADPDVVFSLASRLSAITQRELIFKLSPNVTNIACIAQAAESGGASSLALINTLYGSAIDWKTGRFRISSPVCGYSGIGIKPVALALCHKVAQMVTIPILALGGIHNWRDALEFFWAGASAIALGTAFYSDPLAAVKLRDSLEKHLRENDLSLSDIIGKAR
- a CDS encoding dihydroorotate dehydrogenase electron transfer subunit, with translation MITHLELPLLSTERINRVYLRISVSAPDLAPRCRPGMFFEIKAGSPSQARRLFKPVSVFEAHDGEIAFLIKVVGPGTQALADLKRGDPLLLTGPLGNSFLELQGKKVLLVSGGIGYPPLAWLKQVLEPENKVIHIHGGACVTDVFPCDRAYTLDGSFGIQGLVTRDVREIIKAENIDTVCSCGPMPMLKALQSCVSGLLHYASLEAYMACGLGACHGCAVPVGEGWQRVCKEGPVFEASAIRWEEL